In Conexibacter woesei Iso977N, the genomic stretch GCCGACGTGGCCGACGACGTCCAGGACATGGACGGCGTCGGCCGCTTCGGCTGGGTCACCGATCCGGAGGGCAACCGGATCGAGCTGTGGCAGCCCGCGTAGCCCGTCAGGCGCGGTAGCGGTCGACGAGCGCCTTGACGACGGCGACCACGACGGCCAACAGCGCGCCGAGGCCGATCCCCACCACGCTCCAGTCAGTGGCCAGTATCACGCCGGCTCCGGAACCACGCGTCGAGCGCGACGTTGATCAGCAGGCTGACGACGACGAGCGCGACGACCGACCACGCCTGCACCGCCAGCATGACGACGAGCAGGACCCCGAGGATCAGGTAGCGCCCCGCGATCCAGCTCACGCGGAGCGCTCCCCGTCGCGTCGGCCGTGATGATCGGTCATCGCCACGGAGCTTCTCACAGTCCGACCGAGTCGAGCGCCGAGTCGATCAGCCTCTTGGCCGGCTTCTCGGCCACCTTGCGCACGTCGTTGTAGCCGGTGGCCA encodes the following:
- a CDS encoding glyoxalase, whose product is ADVADDVQDMDGVGRFGWVTDPEGNRIELWQPA